The following DNA comes from Salvia splendens isolate huo1 chromosome 17, SspV2, whole genome shotgun sequence.
GTTAGTGATTTTGTTGTGTTTATGCTACTAATAGTTCAAAATACCAACACtcaaaaatcatatttttttcaCAATAAAATACCGAGGGAAAGCAAATTTACACATCGAAAAATTGACTTAACATCGTGTATGGTATGGTGAAAACACTAGATTCTTAGTTTTCTCAACCAAAAGAATACATTTACAAAGAGTTGATGATGATTTTGCTAAGTGTGCAAAATTCAATCCTTCCACATCCTATGAAGATTTGAGTACATTTACAAAGAATATAAAAAAGAATACACTTTTTTCagagaaaataatactccctccgtcccaaggtagatgtcacacttgggagatggcacgggattttaggagatgttattttgtgtgttaagtagtgagagaaaatataattttataattgatgtgagaggaaacttttttcaaaagaagaaatgtgacatcttttgtggaacaaactaaaaagaaaagtgtgacatctaccttgggacggagggagtactacatatTTGAGCGATGATCTGAACTCATATGAAGAAGCTCATTCTTCACTCTTATGGGGTGGATGATTGTTGCTGTCGTTAAACTGCATTAGAGCTCCCCTTAGACTACACTCGATCACCTGTTTAAATAGGTAAATGCAAGCAGTCACATTCACAAAACCTTCTAATATAGAAAAACTCGAAGAAACGATGCAAGAGAGTTTTATCTACCTGAGATGAGTAAGTTTTGGAGAGCAGATATCCACACTCCTCAGTTAGAGCTTTCTCTCCATTTGCCATCCTAGATACTTCAGAAACCAAAGTATCAATTCCTTCTGCCTGCACAGGCATCAAACCGAAGATGTCTTAATTCATGTGACATTTACATATCTGAATCTGAGGTATGTGGGTAAATAATATCTTACCATGTGGGCAAATCTCTGAATTTGAGAATTAATGGACTCAACCACCTTCGAAGCTGAGGTTAGCGCTTCCTCTATCTCCGCGACATCAGCCTGGAAATGATTATTGCATGAGTTTATCACATTAAGACACGAAATAGTCAAATATAATGACTGAGGCTTATAGTAGGGCAGACGAGATCTCACCCGCACGTCGCCACTAACTGGAAGTCTAACTGAGGAGCTCAGTAACGCGTTTGCTGCGCCTGAGAGACAATTTGAGTAATCCACTTCCATACTAGACCAGTCCTCCAGATATGGCATCTATTTACCAATGCAAATAAAAGTGAATCAGGGAatggaaatcaaaattttagcctagtcacttaatttaagttTCATAtgtacaagtatacaacattaAAGAGAAAGTAAACACAAAGATGAAACTAACAACAATGGTAGCATCATTATCCTTTCTCTGTTCTCATACTCTTAGAAATAGAGTTATAATCTCATCTCCCTCCATTGAACATATATCAGTGAATACAAGCAAATGTTAATATGTTACTATCACAAGTTACATAAGCATAGACATGTAcatttcccttttcttttctaagCGATCGATCAAACTATGGAATTATGAAAGAAAACTCAAAGTCATAAGCATATGTATTTCATTAGCAATATGGCATAGGGCAGACTCACAATCTAACGCAAAAGAGTAAGAAATGTGGAAATTTTGAGCATGATCAAGAAAGAAGGCTTACTTGAGCTTCAACTAATGTATTCAAAGTCTTCAATCTTCGCAGGAGCGCAAGTTCAATGCGTTTCTTTTTCACAATATCGCGTTTATCGGATATCATGGCTCCAAGTGAACAAAAGTTCCTCTGAATCAGAAAAGAAAATAGCATTAACTGATGCAACATTGAATTATCTCAGCATCCTCTGATGAAGAACATGAGAAAGCAACAAACCTCTGTTTCCTGCTTCTGAGCTTGAAGGGAAGCCTCTGCCTTTGCATTCGCAAATCGATACTGCAGAGAGTGGTTAATCATCATTTTGAAGGAATGCACTTCATCTTGATGAGTAGACACCTTCCTTCCTTTCCTCGAATTCAGCGACGAAGGATGCGGAGGCCGTGAAACGCCTCCTCCTCCGATCTTCGAGAGAGACGCGAAATTCAGCGATCGCGCACAATCCTTCATGGAATTCTCCAAATTCCGATCCATATCCGGCACGGAAGAGCGCACGTCTGTTGTTGCGCTCCGCAGCTTGGTTACCGGCGCACAGTGCGGCGAATTAGGGCACGAGGAGCTCCCCTGATTCGAAGCGGTGGCGGTGGTGCAGGAAGCTGAATCATCGAAGCTGGATGTTGAAATCCTGGAAAGCCGCTTCTCTGCATCGGACGTCGCCTCCTGCAGCAGCCTCGCCGCCGCAGTGACGGCGGAGCATCCGTCGCTGCTACTACTCAGCGAATTTGAACGGCTGACGCTTTGCCTAAATCTGGAAGGAACAATTCTATCTCTCTCGATTGCGATAGGCGTGTCCGGTCTCGACGAAACCCTAATCTCCCGGAGATGGTGATCTTTCGAATTCAACCGTTGCTGGTGCTGTTTTCTCTGTATGGTTGAGATAGGCGCAGGAAATTTGTCCAACCCGCCGCGGTTTGGCTCCGGGTTGAAATTCTCGTCGTTTTTGGACGGATTGCGGCGGTGTGCGGATTTGGCGAGCGGAAAATCGGAAGGGTGAGGGGTCGAATTGGATTGGACTAGAGGAGACATGAACCGTGAGCTCACTTCTCTCACTCTTGGCCGGCGCTGTGCCAGCGGCGGAGGTGGTGGCGACGATGCGGCTCCGCCGGTTAGGTCTGCCATCACTCTCTCgctaattttgtttttaatccTTTGTTAATCTTCGTTTTGAATCGTGAAAACCTGCAAGTTGAAGGATTTGGCGATGATTGGAGTAGAGGAAGACGATAGCCCCACTGTATAAGAAGCTTAAAGAGAAGATTGGTAAAGAGAAGATATGATTAAGAAAAACTAGCCGTTGCTAAATATAAACggttgtaatttttatatttagagcatccgcggCGGTGAGTTGACGGGTGTCCGTCCGTCCATCCAGCTGCGCGGCACCGCCTGCTTGctgctgcgctcttgccgctggcgcggcgctgctcgttgcattgagcacgtccgtgccagcgagcagctgatgtagcgcgttctgattggccaacggcattttcgttggaaattcatttatttatttattttttaaaaaatatattttcagattcccaaaaatatggctttttaccatttttctggaatttttttgatttttttaatttttctattcccaaaatcatctataaatacacacatttatcatccatttttcacatcaaatcatctctcattcatattttttcatacaacttatctacatattcctctctcactcaaaccctctcaaatggatttcaccaatctcattgcggaagcggagctcgaagaacaagaatacaatgaacaatatcgtgacgcctatgaagcctatgtcaccgcgaatacccccgcccctcctcctcgaccaactagatcaacttgCCGCTACATCCAttgtgaccgggagggagccaacgaaaggctcgttgccaactatttttccgaccagccgcggtttccggaagattactttcggcgccgttttcgcatgtcaaaacgcttgtttgtgcgtattgtcaacacattatccacccgtgttgaatactttcaaacaagtacagacgcaaccagtcggcaaagtctctcggcgttgcagaagtgtacgtatgccatccgacaacttgctactgggcaaacggccgacctcttcgacgagtatttgcatgtcggtgagtcaactggaatcctttgccgTAAAAATTTTTGCAacggcgttcgttcagctttcggtgaggaattccttcgggcacccaccaccgatgattgccaacggttgcttcgtcttcatgaaacagtccatggttttctcggtatgcttggcagcattgactgcatgcattggaggtggaagaattgcccgactgcttggagggggcaacacttaagcggccacaaaggtggcggcccaacacttatccttgaagcggtcgccgactacagcctatggatttggcatgcatattttggtattgccggatccaacaactacttgaacgtgctctattgttcaccactcttcaatgatgttttgaatggtgtagcaccggcgatcgacttcaccgtcaacggaaatgcataccacatgggttactatctcgccgatggtatctacccaaggtggtcgactttcgtgaagacgctcagcaacccgcaagacccgagacgggttctttttgcgcagcgtcaagagtccgctcggaaagacgtcgaaagagcttttggggtccttcaagcccgattcaacattgtgatgGCCCCGTCTCGattgtggtacgtgaaaaatatcgccgacatcatgtacacgtgtattatcttgcacaacatgattatagctgacgaaggaccgatgtcggctagcttttacgacgaggatgaagtcggaagctcaaccgcgaggtctcccccacaccgaggtgtgcatacgacggtgggccagaggatcgaaacaaggaacacaatgcgcgatacccgagcccacattgagctacaagaagacctaatcaaacacatttgggcgaaattcggccacgagtagtgggttttttaaattttatgaatttaattatgtaatttttaatttttaggattttaattatgtacttttaatttttaggattttaattatgtaatttttattttttttttaatttgtaatagtattccggatattttattgcattttaattttgtggaaatgtttttatttaaattgaataatagaatggtgggactcttgagcttgtccttgcggaagagtacggatgtgagtattgtgctcttgcctaagagtatggagtaaaagtgggtccggacccacatccgttctcgttggcaagagcctggatggagatgctcttagcaaATAATTAATGTCTCATTATGACATATCACAGATTCCAGTCTTTTTTAAAACATAATGAGGAGAAAAAATTCATTACCAAACACATAATTACGATTAGAATGGGTCAAATGATGATCACACCTTTACTAATTTGATTGGAACAAAAAGTAAATTTCTTTATTCTACTATACTTCAAGAGCATCTTCCGATGATCTTTATCGTTCAAAGTTCAAAAGTTTTAATTTGTTCTGCTTTAAATCCATTAAGATTTCTCTTTTCCAAGGGCATCTTCCGACTGATCTCTtcgtttcaaaattttaattttttgtgcTTTTGATTCATTCAGATTTATCTTCTTCAAGAGCACCTTCCGTTGATCTCTTTTGTTAGTTTATTGGCAAatgtaataaaaatatatcTTATAACAATATCATGCATGGGCGGTGTGTAGAGAACTAAAACTACTATATAAGTTTCATTGGTCACTTCTATCATCAATTGATTTTAGCATTGAGCCATATgaatttgtttttgttatgCTATCAGAGCAATTTGAGAGAAGTGTTgacgaataaaaaaaaataacaaaggaccttgacaaatgaaaaaaaacaaaaacgttTGAAGAAGGGTGTTGGCAAATGAAACATTTCAATCATAATATCAAACTAGTTTGACGTTTGAGTtaacaaatgaaataaaaataactatgaTTAATGAAACAACTGGATCTATTTCATCCATCTACCAAAAATAGTTAAATTGGTGAACAACATGAGTTCTTAAGGAAAATTGATTTAAGTGTGAGAAAGAAAGATATAGAGGGAGTAAAGCATGTAAAGCATGAGAGAGATTGAGAATAAAATGtaagaaaatgataaaaaaaaatgactatgACAATAtctcataaatataaaaagCGGACTGAAACCACAAGTTTCATAACTGCTCTTATTATCGGGggtggatcccctgctgtgcacacacaaaaaaaaaataataataataaaaaatatttttttattccccTGTCTGTGCacagcacagcaggggatccaaatcCCTTAGACCATctacaacgcgtctcgcgccgggctcgcgtctcgtctcggagagacgagacccccgcgagacgcattgcagcgcccatctcgtctccagctcgcgcccgtctcgtcgcgtagctcgtctcggcgagacacgagacgagatgtctcgccacgcgccagggacacgtggcacgtccccatgcgtgcgtgacgcccactcgctggcccgcgagtgggcgtcgtcactgatgacgcaataattcatttttttaaaaaaaatcgatttttaataaaattttttttttttcaaacggtaatattaccgttaaatatttattttcattttttaaatttttaatttttttactctataaataattctattccatactcatttcaaacacaaacacacatctattcctctcaaatcctctctatcactccgagacgaaggacccgatgccggaaattcctctcataatcttgcacaacatgattgtccgagacgaaggacccgatgccggaaattggttcgaccccgaatcccccggaagctcaaccgcaagtagtccgccgcgaagtggagcgcatccatctatacaagaacggttggctattcgggcaaggacacgcgactctagcgcccacacccaactccaagaggatctaattgagcacatttgggaaaactttggcggagaagattaaattatgtcatttttatttttttagaattttaattatgtcttcgttttttttaatgttaagttgtaatattgttttaattttaataaagtgtgtttgtttaaattgaattgggttttaaaaaaaattataaattaaattgaatgaatagtaattaagagacggtatagagacggttaagagacggagcgttgcaggctccgtctcttagttaagagatggaggaaaaaaggacagtggggccctcaaatagtgctcaaatagtagttaagagacggtttaagagacggtatagagacagcgttgtggatggccttattatcagctgtgcacagcaggggatccaaatcCCTTATTATCAGCTTTAGATTCATTTAGATGCCGTACGAGAAATCACGGTTgatacaaatattatttcatattaaatatacatttaaatattactcctaatGTTACTATTGTAATTTAGACCCAATTAATTATTGGTTGGACAGATCCAACTCAACTATTAGGcttaaggccatccgcaacgctgtcttcAACTATTAGGcttaaggccatccgcaacgctgtcttttaactgtctcatctcttaactattcatgggtcacactgtacttttcacttcatctcttaactatgagacagaacctgcaaccatTCATCTCTTATCCTTcttttaaccatctcatccattaactattcattcaaattcattttttatttttatttccaacaaattcaattaataaaaacacacttcattaaataaaataaaattacaacttaaaattcttaaaaaataaaaaaaaaaacttaattaaaaatcctaaaaattgaaaaatacataatttaatttcttccgctcactctctcaaaattcaaaatctcaaagctcaaagaaacaaaagaaagattatgtgcgtctaccggttgccaaattttgccctaAAGTgttccattagatcatcttggagttgggcatgagcggtagaatcacgtgtccttgcccgaatagacaaccgatcttgtatagacggatgcactccactgcgaggcggactacctgcggtagagcttcccggtcgaaccaatttcccgcctcatgaccttcgtcggcgacaattatgttgtgcaagattatgcacgtataaaTGATGTCAACCAtactctccataaaccacgtacgagccggggctttgataatgttgaagcgcgcttggagaaccccgaacgccctctccacatcctttcgagcagcctcctgcttctgagCAAAAAGAGCTTGTTTTTCGTTcaccggcctgttgaacgtcttcacgaaggttggctactttgggtagatgccgtcggcaagatagtaccccattttgtACAACcagttgttagcgatgaagttgatggccgacgctttaccatccaaaacttcggcgaagaggtcggattggttgagcacgttgacgtcgttgttcgatccggggaccccgaagtacgcatgtcaAATTCatagtcggtagtcggcaacggcatcgagtataacggtggggtgggtgcctttgtggccgctcgtgtatgacccctccacgccacagggcaattcttccattaccaatgcatgcaatcgacgctgacAAGCATCCCGGgcaatccgtgcacttcttcgtgaaggtggggcagaaactgacaatctgtcgtgcttggcttccggataaattcgtcggtgaaggctgcccggacgcctttgcagaagttcatcaagcacattctcccagtgctttcaccaatgtggaggtattcgtcgaacaaatccgtcGTTTATCCAGT
Coding sequences within:
- the LOC121773369 gene encoding protein ENDOSPERM DEFECTIVE 1-like — protein: MADLTGGAASSPPPPPLAQRRPRVREVSSRFMSPLVQSNSTPHPSDFPLAKSAHRRNPSKNDENFNPEPNRGGLDKFPAPISTIQRKQHQQRLNSKDHHLREIRVSSRPDTPIAIERDRIVPSRFRQSVSRSNSLSSSSDGCSAVTAAARLLQEATSDAEKRLSRISTSSFDDSASCTTATASNQGSSSCPNSPHCAPVTKLRSATTDVRSSVPDMDRNLENSMKDCARSLNFASLSKIGGGGVSRPPHPSSLNSRKGRKVSTHQDEVHSFKMMINHSLQYRFANAKAEASLQAQKQETERNFCSLGAMISDKRDIVKKKRIELALLRRLKTLNTLVEAQMPYLEDWSSMEVDYSNCLSGAANALLSSSVRLPVSGDVRADVAEIEEALTSASKVVESINSQIQRFAHMAEGIDTLVSEVSRMANGEKALTEECGYLLSKTYSSQVIECSLRGALMQFNDSNNHPPHKSEE